A region of Pseudomonas sp. Marseille-Q3773 DNA encodes the following proteins:
- a CDS encoding DUF1127 domain-containing protein, with the protein MGGMSDVRLQLLARELEAGQQAKVFNAPQGLGRWGLMLHRWHTRRALLQLTDEELRDVGLSWEQARTEGRKPFWKD; encoded by the coding sequence ATGGGTGGCATGAGCGATGTGCGCTTGCAACTGTTGGCCAGGGAACTGGAAGCCGGGCAACAGGCCAAGGTGTTCAACGCGCCGCAAGGGTTGGGGCGTTGGGGGCTGATGCTGCATCGCTGGCATACCCGCAGGGCGCTGCTGCAGCTGACTGACGAGGAGTTGCGCGACGTCGGGCTGAGCTGGGAGCAGGCGCGTACAGAAGGGCGCAAACCCTTCTGGAAAGACTGA
- a CDS encoding PLP-dependent aminotransferase family protein, which translates to MTLYLNLAELLGARIEQGLYRPGQRLPSVRALSVEHGVSLSTVQQAYRMLEDSGMVSPRPKSGYFVSNLRQLPALPAVSRPAQRPVDISQWEQVLELVRSTPRQDVVQLGRGMPDIDSPTLKPLLRSLAQLSRRQDMPGLYYDNIHGNLALREQVARLMLDSGCRLGPADLVVTTGCHEALSCSIRAVCEPGDIVAVDSPSFHGAMQTLKGLGMKALEIPTDPVTGISLEALELALEQWPIKLIQITPSCNNPLGYIMPEARKKALLSLAQRYDVAILEDDVYGDLAYTYPRPRTLKSFDDDGRVLLCSSFSKTLAPGLRIGWVAPGRYLERVLHMKYISTGSTASQPQLAIADFIAAGHYQPHVRRMRSQYQRGRDLMSDWVTRYFPAGTRVSRPQGGFMLWVELPEHFDTLRLNRALLEQGVQVAVGSIFSASGKFRHCLRMNFAARPTPQVEAAVRKVGETALRLLDEENAGA; encoded by the coding sequence GTGACCCTCTACCTGAACCTCGCCGAGCTGCTCGGCGCCCGTATCGAGCAGGGCCTCTACCGTCCAGGCCAGCGCCTGCCGTCGGTGCGCGCCCTGAGCGTGGAGCACGGAGTCAGCCTGAGCACCGTGCAGCAGGCCTATCGCATGCTGGAGGACAGCGGCATGGTCTCGCCACGGCCCAAGTCCGGCTACTTCGTCAGCAACCTTCGCCAGTTGCCCGCTCTGCCCGCCGTCAGCCGTCCGGCCCAGCGCCCGGTGGATATCTCGCAGTGGGAACAGGTGCTGGAACTGGTGCGCAGCACGCCGCGCCAGGATGTTGTCCAGCTCGGTCGCGGCATGCCCGACATCGACAGCCCTACCCTCAAGCCACTGCTGCGCAGCCTCGCCCAGCTAAGCAGAAGGCAGGACATGCCAGGCCTGTACTACGACAACATCCACGGCAACCTCGCCCTGCGCGAACAGGTAGCGCGGCTGATGCTCGATTCTGGCTGCCGCCTGGGCCCGGCCGACCTGGTGGTGACCACTGGTTGCCATGAGGCGTTGTCGTGCAGCATTCGTGCAGTCTGTGAACCCGGCGACATCGTCGCAGTCGACTCGCCGAGCTTCCATGGCGCCATGCAGACCCTCAAGGGCCTGGGCATGAAAGCCCTGGAAATTCCCACCGACCCGGTCACCGGTATCAGCCTGGAGGCACTGGAGCTGGCCCTGGAGCAGTGGCCGATCAAGCTCATCCAGATCACCCCCAGCTGCAACAACCCACTCGGCTACATCATGCCCGAAGCCCGCAAGAAGGCCCTGCTGAGCCTGGCCCAACGCTACGACGTGGCCATCCTGGAGGACGATGTCTACGGCGACCTGGCCTATACCTACCCGCGCCCGCGCACGCTCAAGTCCTTTGACGACGATGGCCGCGTACTGCTGTGCAGCTCGTTCTCCAAGACCCTGGCCCCCGGCCTGCGCATCGGCTGGGTGGCGCCCGGGCGTTACCTGGAGCGAGTGCTGCACATGAAATACATCAGCACCGGCAGCACCGCCAGCCAACCACAGCTGGCGATCGCCGACTTCATCGCTGCCGGGCACTACCAACCCCATGTACGGCGAATGCGCAGCCAGTACCAGCGTGGCCGCGACCTGATGAGCGACTGGGTGACGCGCTACTTCCCGGCGGGCACACGGGTCAGCCGCCCCCAGGGCGGTTTCATGCTGTGGGTAGAATTACCCGAACATTTCGATACGTTGCGGCTGAACCGCGCTTTACTGGAACAAGGCGTGCAGGTTGCCGTGGGCAGTATCTTCTCGGCCTCGGGCAAATTCCGCCACTGCCTGCGCATGAACTTCGCCGCGCGGCCGACACCGCAGGTCGAAGCTGCAGTACGCAAGGTCGGTGAAACCGCCCTTCGTCTACTGGATGAAGAAAACGCTGGCGCGTAA
- a CDS encoding phospholipase D family protein codes for MRLQRALPLLLVLLLGLAGCASVGAPRETSQALPANDSAFGRSVLRQAAPYSGRSGFRLLPNSNEAFRARAELIRNAQASIDLQYYIVHDGLSTRALVHELLRAADRGVRIRILLDDTTSDGLDTIMGTLDAHPNIHIRVFNPLHLGRSTGVTRAVGRLFNLSRQHRRMHNKLFLVDNSMAIVGGRNLGDEYFDAEPNLNFTDIDLLGVGPIAEQLGHSFDQYWNSALSRPITDFLWHDPDASDLRASRQRLEVSLAEARTQRKALYDRLMAYQSQPRLDVWRNELIWAHAQALWDAPSKVLADDEPDPQLLLSQQLAPDLANVHRELILMSAYFVPREPGLLYLTGRADAGTSVKLLTNSLEATDVPAVHGGYAPYRRALLEHGVQLYELRRQPGDPSAGRLSYHGSSDSSLHTKAIVFDRRKTFIGSFNFDPRSVLWNTEVGVLVDSPELAEYTRELAHQGMAPALSYQVKLVGDKLVWVTEDNGQRHLLASEPGGIWRRFNAWISKAVGLEKML; via the coding sequence TTGAGACTCCAGCGAGCCCTGCCTCTGCTGCTAGTGCTGCTGCTCGGCCTTGCCGGCTGTGCCAGCGTCGGCGCGCCCCGCGAAACCAGCCAGGCGCTGCCTGCCAACGACTCGGCCTTCGGCCGTTCGGTCCTGCGCCAGGCCGCGCCCTACAGCGGCCGCTCGGGCTTTCGCCTGCTGCCCAACAGCAACGAGGCGTTCCGCGCCCGCGCCGAACTGATCCGCAACGCCCAGGCGAGCATCGACCTGCAGTATTACATCGTCCACGACGGCCTCAGCACCCGCGCCCTGGTACATGAACTGCTGCGCGCGGCCGACCGTGGCGTGCGCATACGCATCCTGCTCGACGACACCACCAGCGACGGCCTCGACACCATCATGGGCACCCTCGATGCCCACCCGAACATTCACATCCGTGTGTTCAACCCGCTGCACCTGGGCCGTAGCACTGGCGTGACGCGCGCCGTGGGCCGCCTGTTCAACCTGTCGCGCCAGCACCGACGCATGCACAACAAGCTGTTCCTGGTGGACAACAGCATGGCCATCGTCGGCGGGCGCAACCTGGGCGACGAGTATTTCGACGCCGAACCCAACCTCAATTTCACCGACATCGACCTGCTCGGGGTAGGCCCGATCGCCGAACAACTGGGGCACAGCTTCGACCAGTACTGGAACAGTGCCCTCAGCCGGCCGATCACTGACTTCCTCTGGCACGACCCGGATGCCAGCGACCTGCGCGCCAGCCGCCAGCGCCTGGAAGTGTCGCTGGCCGAAGCCAGGACCCAACGCAAAGCCCTGTATGACCGCTTGATGGCCTACCAGTCACAGCCGCGCCTGGATGTATGGCGCAACGAACTGATCTGGGCCCATGCCCAGGCACTCTGGGATGCGCCGAGCAAGGTACTGGCCGACGATGAACCGGACCCGCAACTGTTGTTGAGCCAGCAACTGGCGCCGGACCTGGCCAATGTGCACCGCGAACTAATCCTGATGTCGGCGTATTTCGTGCCGCGCGAGCCGGGCCTGCTGTACCTGACCGGCCGTGCCGACGCCGGCACTTCGGTGAAGCTGCTGACCAACTCGCTGGAAGCCACCGACGTGCCGGCTGTGCACGGCGGTTATGCGCCCTACCGCCGGGCCTTGCTTGAGCACGGTGTGCAACTTTACGAACTGCGTCGGCAACCCGGTGACCCCAGCGCCGGGCGTTTGAGTTACCACGGCAGCTCGGATTCGAGCCTGCATACCAAGGCGATCGTGTTCGACCGACGCAAGACCTTCATCGGCTCGTTCAACTTCGACCCACGTTCGGTGCTGTGGAATACCGAGGTTGGTGTGCTGGTGGACAGCCCGGAACTGGCCGAGTACACGCGCGAGCTGGCCCATCAGGGTATGGCGCCTGCGTTGAGCTACCAGGTGAAGCTGGTGGGCGACAAACTGGTGTGGGTGACCGAGGACAATGGCCAGCGGCACCTGCTGGCTTCCGAGCCGGGCGGGATATGGCGGCGGTTCAATGCCTGGATCAGCAAGGCGGTCGGGTTGGAAAAGATGTTGTAA
- a CDS encoding MFS transporter: MRWGTYFAVLASVLSVGLALGVSMPLVSLRLEAWGYGSFAIGVMAAMPALGVLVGASLASRLAGWVGVPSAMRLCLWGGGLSIGLVALLPSYPLWLFLRLLIGMSLTVVFILGESWINQLVVEQWRGRLVALYGSSYALSQLAGPLVLGFLGSDDDFGFWAATALLLVAPLILLGRGGAPSTEACSVTFSDLFAFCRRLPVIAWAIALFASFEAMILTLLPVYCLQQGFSTEIALFMVSTVVVGDAVLQLPIGALADRMSRRALFTGCAVTLLVSSLVIPLLLQTPLIWPLWVLFGASAGGLFTLSLVLIGERYRDDELVRANAHVAQLWGIGCLLGPLLAGAGSQWLSGHALPLLMALGAAGLVVLTRRRGAFEPASA, translated from the coding sequence ATGCGTTGGGGGACCTACTTCGCCGTACTGGCATCAGTGCTCAGCGTCGGGCTGGCGCTCGGCGTGAGCATGCCGTTGGTATCCTTGCGCCTGGAGGCGTGGGGCTACGGCAGCTTCGCCATTGGCGTGATGGCCGCGATGCCGGCGCTGGGTGTACTGGTCGGCGCCAGCCTGGCCAGCCGCCTGGCTGGCTGGGTCGGCGTCCCTTCAGCCATGCGCCTTTGCCTGTGGGGCGGGGGGCTGTCGATCGGCCTGGTCGCCTTGCTGCCCAGTTATCCGCTGTGGTTGTTCTTGCGCCTGCTGATCGGTATGTCGCTGACCGTGGTGTTCATCCTCGGCGAGAGCTGGATCAACCAGTTGGTGGTCGAGCAGTGGCGAGGCCGCCTGGTGGCGCTGTATGGCAGCAGCTATGCCCTCAGCCAGCTGGCCGGGCCGTTGGTACTCGGCTTTCTCGGCTCCGATGATGACTTTGGCTTCTGGGCCGCCACCGCCTTGCTACTGGTGGCACCGCTGATTCTCCTGGGGCGTGGCGGCGCACCGAGCACCGAAGCCTGCAGTGTCACCTTCAGCGACTTGTTCGCCTTCTGCCGGCGTTTGCCGGTGATTGCCTGGGCCATCGCCCTGTTCGCCTCGTTCGAGGCGATGATCCTGACCTTGCTGCCGGTGTACTGCCTGCAGCAGGGCTTCAGTACCGAAATTGCCCTGTTCATGGTCAGTACCGTGGTGGTGGGCGATGCAGTGTTGCAGCTGCCTATTGGCGCACTGGCCGACCGCATGTCGCGACGTGCCTTGTTCACTGGCTGTGCGGTGACCTTGCTGGTGTCCAGCCTGGTCATTCCGCTGCTGCTGCAAACGCCGCTGATCTGGCCGCTGTGGGTGTTGTTCGGGGCCAGTGCCGGGGGCTTGTTCACCTTGTCGCTGGTGTTGATCGGCGAGCGCTACCGCGATGATGAACTGGTGCGGGCCAATGCCCATGTGGCACAACTGTGGGGCATCGGCTGCCTGCTCGGGCCATTGCTGGCAGGGGCGGGAAGCCAGTGGCTCAGTGGGCACGCGCTGCCGTTGCTGATGGCGCTGGGGGCTGCGGGGTTGGTGGTGTTGACCCGACGGCGCGGGGCTTTCGAGCCTGCATCGGCTTGA
- a CDS encoding aldehyde dehydrogenase produces MTTLTRADWEQRAQQLKIEGRAFINGEYTDAASGETFECLSPVDGRFLAKVASCDLADANRAVENARATFNAGVWSQLAPAKRKAKLIRFADLLRKNVEELALLETLDMGKPIGDSSSIDIPGAANAIHWTAEAIDKVYDEVAPTPHDQLGLVTREPVGVVGAIVPWNFPLLMACWKLGPALATGNSVVLKPSEKSPLTAIRIAQLAIEAGIPAGVLNVLPGYGHTVGKALALHMDVDTLVFTGSTKIAKQLMVYAGESNMKRIWLEAGGKSPNIVFADAPDLQAAAEAAASAIAFNQGEVCTAGSRLLVERSIKDKFLPMVVEALKGWKPGNPLDPQTTVGALVDTQQMNTVLSYIEAGHKDGAKLLAGGKRTLEETGGTYVEPTIFDGVTNAMKIAQEEIFGPVLSVIAFDTAEEAVAIANDTPYGLAAGIWTSDISKAHKTARAVRAGSVWVNQYDGGDMTAPFGGFKQSGNGRDKSLHALEKYTELKATWIKL; encoded by the coding sequence ATGACCACCCTGACTCGTGCGGACTGGGAACAGCGTGCCCAGCAACTGAAGATCGAAGGCCGTGCTTTCATCAACGGCGAATACACCGATGCCGCATCCGGTGAAACCTTCGAGTGCCTGAGCCCGGTCGACGGACGCTTCCTGGCCAAGGTTGCCAGCTGCGACCTGGCCGACGCCAACCGCGCCGTGGAAAACGCCCGTGCCACCTTCAACGCCGGCGTGTGGTCGCAACTGGCCCCGGCCAAGCGCAAGGCCAAGCTGATCCGCTTCGCCGATCTGCTGCGCAAGAACGTCGAAGAACTGGCGCTGCTGGAAACCCTGGACATGGGCAAGCCGATCGGTGACTCCTCCAGCATCGACATCCCGGGCGCTGCCAATGCCATCCATTGGACCGCCGAAGCCATCGACAAGGTCTACGACGAAGTCGCCCCGACCCCGCATGACCAGCTTGGCCTGGTCACCCGCGAGCCAGTGGGCGTGGTCGGTGCCATCGTACCGTGGAACTTCCCGCTGCTGATGGCCTGCTGGAAACTTGGCCCGGCCCTGGCCACCGGTAACTCGGTGGTGCTCAAGCCGTCCGAGAAATCGCCGCTGACCGCCATCCGCATCGCCCAACTGGCCATCGAAGCCGGTATCCCGGCTGGCGTACTGAACGTGCTGCCAGGCTACGGCCACACCGTGGGCAAGGCCCTGGCCCTGCACATGGATGTCGATACCCTGGTGTTCACCGGCTCGACCAAGATTGCCAAGCAACTGATGGTTTATGCCGGCGAATCGAACATGAAGCGCATCTGGCTGGAGGCGGGTGGCAAGAGCCCGAACATCGTCTTCGCCGACGCCCCGGACCTGCAAGCTGCTGCCGAGGCCGCAGCCAGTGCCATCGCCTTCAACCAGGGTGAAGTGTGCACCGCAGGTTCGCGCCTGCTGGTCGAACGTTCGATCAAGGACAAGTTCCTGCCCATGGTGGTCGAGGCCCTGAAAGGCTGGAAGCCGGGTAACCCGCTGGACCCACAGACCACCGTCGGTGCCCTGGTCGATACCCAGCAGATGAACACCGTGCTGTCATACATCGAGGCTGGTCACAAGGACGGCGCCAAGCTGCTGGCTGGCGGCAAGCGCACCCTGGAAGAGACCGGCGGCACCTATGTCGAGCCGACCATCTTCGACGGCGTGACCAATGCCATGAAGATCGCCCAGGAAGAGATCTTCGGCCCGGTACTGTCGGTGATCGCCTTCGATACCGCCGAAGAGGCCGTGGCCATCGCCAACGACACGCCGTATGGCCTGGCGGCTGGTATCTGGACTTCAGACATTTCCAAGGCGCACAAGACTGCTCGTGCCGTACGCGCTGGCAGCGTCTGGGTCAACCAGTACGATGGCGGTGACATGACCGCGCCGTTCGGTGGCTTCAAGCAGTCGGGCAATGGCCGTGACAAGTCGCTGCACGCGCTGGAGAAGTACACCGAGCTGAAGGCGACCTGGATCAAGCTGTAA
- a CDS encoding cupin domain-containing protein, with translation MSIASIIDFAQVITEAERYRPAAEKILKGEPDQAVYNHYSSPCGQFAAGVWEGEVGQWTVNYTEHEYCEIVQGVSVLRDQDGGAKTLRTGDRFVIPAGFKGTWEVLEPCRKIYVMFEQK, from the coding sequence ATGAGCATTGCCAGCATCATCGACTTCGCCCAGGTCATCACCGAGGCTGAACGCTACCGCCCCGCAGCGGAAAAAATCCTCAAGGGCGAGCCGGACCAGGCGGTCTATAACCACTATTCCAGCCCGTGCGGGCAGTTTGCCGCCGGGGTATGGGAAGGCGAAGTGGGGCAGTGGACAGTGAACTACACCGAGCATGAATACTGCGAGATCGTCCAGGGCGTGTCGGTGCTGCGCGACCAGGATGGCGGGGCCAAGACCCTGCGCACCGGTGACCGGTTCGTGATCCCGGCTGGCTTCAAGGGCACCTGGGAGGTGCTGGAACCTTGCCGCAAGATTTATGTGATGTTCGAGCAGAAGTAA
- the rpmG gene encoding 50S ribosomal protein L33 — MRELIRLVSSAGTGHFYTTDKNKRTTPDKIEIKKYDPVVRKHVVYKEAKIK; from the coding sequence ATGCGTGAATTGATCCGTCTGGTTTCGAGTGCTGGCACTGGCCACTTCTACACCACCGACAAGAACAAGCGCACCACTCCGGACAAAATCGAGATCAAGAAATATGATCCGGTTGTTCGCAAGCACGTGGTGTACAAGGAAGCCAAGATCAAGTAA
- the rpmB gene encoding 50S ribosomal protein L28: MSRVCQVTGKGPVTGNNISHANNKTRRRFLPNLQHHRFWVESEKRFVRLRVSAKGMRVIDKRGIDVVLAELRARGEKF, encoded by the coding sequence ATGTCGAGAGTCTGTCAAGTTACTGGTAAGGGTCCAGTAACCGGGAACAACATTTCCCACGCAAACAACAAAACCCGTCGTCGTTTCCTGCCGAACCTGCAGCACCACCGTTTCTGGGTTGAGTCCGAGAAGCGTTTCGTGCGTCTGCGCGTATCCGCCAAAGGCATGCGCGTCATTGACAAGCGTGGTATCGACGTAGTGCTGGCCGAGCTGCGCGCTCGCGGCGAAAAGTTCTAA
- a CDS encoding ABC transporter substrate-binding protein: MRAAALSLLFNSVFAASALFAAGVAQAAPLSVCSEASPEGFDVVQYNSLTTTNATADVLMNRLVEFDAQQGKVVPSLAASWTVSADGLVYDFTLRNDVKFHTTAYFRPSRDLNADDVLFSFQRMLYPAHPWHKTAPGGYPHAQSLQLGSLIKAIEAPAPNTVRFTLNHPDATFLATLSMGFASIYSAEYADKLLKAGTPEKLNSQPIGTGPFVFQRFQKDAMVRYRANPDYFAGKPTVDPLIFAITTDANVRLQKLKRGECQVALSPKPLDIAEAGKDGNLKVATTPAFMTAFVAINSQHPPLDKPEVRQAINLAFDKQAYLKAVFEDSAVAANGPYPPNTWSYAKDLPGYPLDLKKAKALLTKAGLAEGFSTTIWTRPSGSLLNPNPSLGAQMLQADLAKVGIKAEIRVIEWGELIRRAKAGEHDLLFMGWAGDNGDPDNFLSPQFSCAAVQSGTNFARFCDSRLDQLISAGRTTNDQSVRSRLYQQAQTLIQQQALWVPLAHPTAATLLRQGVEGYQVSPFGRLDFSKVSVTK; this comes from the coding sequence ATGCGTGCCGCCGCCCTTTCCTTATTGTTCAACTCCGTGTTCGCCGCCAGCGCCCTGTTCGCCGCTGGCGTTGCCCAGGCCGCCCCGCTGAGCGTCTGCAGCGAGGCCAGCCCCGAAGGCTTCGACGTGGTGCAGTACAACTCGCTGACTACCACCAACGCCACCGCAGACGTGCTGATGAACCGGCTGGTGGAGTTCGATGCACAGCAAGGCAAGGTTGTGCCGAGCCTGGCGGCCAGCTGGACGGTATCGGCCGACGGCCTGGTCTATGACTTCACCCTGCGCAATGACGTGAAATTCCACACCACCGCCTACTTCAGGCCCAGCCGGGACCTGAACGCCGACGATGTGCTGTTCAGCTTCCAGCGCATGCTCTACCCCGCGCATCCCTGGCACAAGACCGCACCGGGTGGTTACCCACATGCCCAATCGCTGCAACTGGGCAGCCTGATCAAGGCGATCGAGGCACCTGCACCAAACACCGTGCGCTTCACCCTCAACCACCCGGACGCCACGTTCCTCGCCACCCTGAGCATGGGCTTCGCCTCGATCTACTCCGCCGAATATGCCGACAAGCTGCTCAAGGCCGGCACACCGGAGAAGCTCAACAGCCAGCCGATCGGCACCGGGCCATTCGTGTTCCAGCGCTTTCAGAAAGACGCCATGGTGCGCTACCGCGCCAACCCTGACTATTTCGCCGGAAAGCCGACGGTCGACCCGCTGATCTTCGCCATTACCACGGACGCCAACGTCCGCTTGCAGAAGCTCAAGCGCGGCGAATGCCAGGTGGCCTTGTCGCCCAAGCCGCTGGACATTGCCGAAGCCGGCAAGGATGGCAATCTCAAGGTGGCCACTACCCCGGCCTTCATGACGGCCTTCGTCGCCATCAACAGCCAGCACCCGCCACTGGACAAACCGGAGGTGCGTCAGGCCATCAACCTGGCCTTCGACAAGCAGGCCTACCTCAAGGCGGTGTTCGAGGATTCCGCAGTGGCCGCCAATGGCCCCTACCCACCCAACACCTGGAGTTACGCCAAGGACCTGCCCGGCTACCCGCTGGACCTGAAGAAAGCCAAGGCCCTGCTGACCAAGGCTGGCCTGGCGGAAGGCTTCAGCACCACGATCTGGACCCGCCCGTCGGGCAGCCTGCTCAACCCCAACCCCAGCCTCGGTGCGCAGATGCTGCAGGCCGACCTGGCCAAGGTTGGTATCAAGGCAGAAATCCGTGTGATCGAATGGGGCGAGCTGATCCGCCGCGCCAAGGCCGGCGAACATGACTTGCTGTTCATGGGTTGGGCAGGTGACAACGGCGACCCGGACAACTTCCTCAGCCCGCAGTTTTCCTGCGCGGCGGTGCAGTCCGGGACCAACTTCGCGCGCTTTTGCGACAGCCGCCTGGACCAGCTGATCAGCGCCGGCCGCACAACCAATGACCAGAGCGTGCGCAGCCGGCTGTACCAGCAGGCGCAGACGCTGATCCAGCAGCAGGCGCTGTGGGTGCCGCTGGCGCATCCGACGGCGGCGACGCTCCTGCGCCAGGGTGTAGAGGGGTATCAGGTGAGCCCGTTCGGGCGGCTGGATTTCAGCAAGGTTTCAGTGACCAAGTAA
- the radC gene encoding DNA repair protein RadC, translated as MNIREWPAEERPREKLLQRGAGSLTDAELLAVFLGSGVRGRNVVELSRGLLVKFGSLRQLLEADREAFVGELGLGPVRYSQLQALLEIGRRHLATSIERESAMDSPETVRRYLKAMLRHEVSEVFGCLFLDTKHRPLAFEILFRGTIDRASVYPREVVRRALLHNAAALILCHNHPSGNSEPSQDDVHLTLSLKRGLALIDVRVLDHIIIGDGEPLSMVEHGWIVA; from the coding sequence ATGAATATCAGGGAGTGGCCGGCTGAAGAGCGGCCGAGGGAGAAATTGTTGCAGCGCGGGGCCGGGAGCCTGACAGATGCAGAGTTGCTGGCTGTCTTTCTCGGCTCGGGCGTGCGCGGGCGCAATGTCGTGGAGCTGTCGCGAGGGTTGCTGGTGAAGTTCGGTAGCTTGCGCCAATTGCTGGAGGCTGATCGTGAGGCTTTCGTAGGCGAGCTTGGGCTGGGCCCGGTGAGGTACAGCCAGTTGCAGGCGTTGCTCGAGATCGGGCGCAGGCACCTTGCAACTTCGATCGAACGTGAGTCTGCCATGGACAGCCCGGAAACGGTGCGGCGCTATTTGAAAGCCATGTTGCGACATGAGGTCAGTGAGGTGTTCGGCTGCCTGTTTCTCGATACCAAGCACCGGCCGTTGGCGTTCGAGATCCTGTTCCGGGGCACGATCGACCGGGCCAGTGTCTACCCGCGAGAGGTGGTGCGACGTGCCTTGCTGCATAACGCGGCAGCGTTGATCCTTTGCCATAACCATCCTTCGGGCAACAGTGAGCCGAGCCAGGACGATGTGCATCTGACCCTGTCGTTGAAGCGCGGGCTGGCATTGATCGATGTGCGGGTGCTGGACCACATCATCATTGGCGACGGCGAGCCGCTTTCGATGGTCGAGCATGGGTGGATTGTAGCTTAG
- the coaBC gene encoding bifunctional phosphopantothenoylcysteine decarboxylase/phosphopantothenate--cysteine ligase CoaBC: protein MQRLYRKRIVLGVGGGIAAYKSAELIRRLLEHGAQVRVVMTRGGAEFITPLTLQALSGHPVHMDLLDPAAEAAMGHIELAKWADLVLIAPATADLMARMAQGMADDLLTTLVLATDATVAVAPAMNQAMWRDPATQANLELLKSRGIQVFGPASGSQACGDVGLGRMLEATDLAWCAAESFKRQALTGKHVLITAGPTQENIDPVRYITNHSSGKMGFALAEAAAEAGARVTLVTGPVHLATPDRVSRIDVVSARDMLAACEAAMPCDLFIASAAVADYRPEVVATQKLKKDPTTGDGMLLQMVRNPDILATLAGRADRPFSVGFAAETEHLLDYATRKLKDKNLDLIVANDVANPSIGFNSEENALTVIDRQQHQTLFAQTSKGKIARQLVAFIAERLNQVQ, encoded by the coding sequence ATGCAGCGGCTGTATCGCAAGCGCATCGTTCTCGGCGTGGGTGGCGGCATTGCCGCCTACAAAAGCGCCGAACTGATTCGCCGACTCCTGGAGCACGGCGCGCAGGTGCGCGTCGTCATGACCCGTGGTGGTGCAGAGTTCATCACCCCGTTGACCCTGCAGGCGCTGTCAGGCCACCCGGTGCACATGGACCTGCTCGACCCGGCGGCCGAAGCGGCCATGGGCCATATCGAACTGGCCAAGTGGGCCGACCTGGTACTCATCGCCCCGGCCACCGCCGACCTCATGGCACGCATGGCCCAGGGCATGGCGGATGACCTGCTGACCACCCTGGTGCTGGCGACCGACGCTACCGTCGCCGTGGCCCCGGCGATGAACCAGGCCATGTGGCGCGACCCGGCCACCCAGGCCAACCTCGAGCTGCTCAAGAGCCGCGGCATCCAGGTATTCGGCCCGGCCTCCGGCAGCCAGGCCTGTGGCGACGTGGGCCTGGGCCGCATGCTCGAAGCCACCGACCTGGCCTGGTGCGCCGCGGAAAGCTTCAAGCGCCAGGCATTGACCGGCAAGCACGTGCTGATCACCGCCGGCCCGACCCAGGAAAACATCGACCCGGTGCGCTACATCACCAATCATAGCTCCGGCAAGATGGGCTTCGCCCTGGCCGAAGCGGCTGCCGAAGCCGGGGCCCGGGTCACCCTCGTCACCGGCCCGGTGCACCTGGCAACCCCCGACCGGGTCAGCCGCATCGACGTGGTCAGTGCGCGGGATATGCTCGCCGCCTGTGAAGCGGCCATGCCGTGCGACCTGTTCATCGCCTCGGCGGCGGTTGCGGACTACCGGCCGGAAGTCGTTGCCACGCAGAAACTCAAGAAGGATCCTACGACCGGCGACGGCATGCTGCTGCAGATGGTGCGCAATCCCGATATCCTTGCCACCCTCGCTGGCCGCGCCGACCGCCCGTTCAGCGTCGGCTTCGCCGCCGAAACCGAACACTTGCTCGATTACGCCACGCGCAAGCTCAAGGACAAGAACCTCGACCTGATCGTCGCCAATGATGTGGCCAACCCCAGCATCGGCTTCAACAGCGAGGAAAACGCCTTGACCGTGATCGACCGCCAGCAGCACCAGACCCTCTTCGCGCAGACCAGCAAAGGCAAGATCGCCCGGCAACTGGTCGCCTTCATCGCCGAACGGCTCAATCAGGTTCAGTAA
- the dut gene encoding dUTP diphosphatase — MHALQAKILDPRLGSEFPLPTYATPGSAGLDLRALLKQDTVIEPGQTLLIPTGLSIYIGDPGLAAVILPRSGLGHKHGIVLGNLVGLIDSDYQGELMVSCWNRGNTPFTIAVGERIAQLVLVPVVQAHFDIVEAFDESQRGAGGFGHSGSH, encoded by the coding sequence ATGCACGCTCTTCAAGCCAAGATCCTCGACCCACGCCTGGGCAGCGAATTCCCGCTGCCGACCTACGCCACCCCCGGCTCCGCCGGCCTCGACCTGCGCGCCCTGCTCAAGCAGGACACCGTCATCGAGCCAGGCCAGACCCTGCTGATCCCTACCGGCCTGTCGATCTACATCGGCGACCCGGGCCTGGCGGCGGTGATCCTGCCGCGCTCGGGCCTGGGTCACAAGCACGGCATCGTGCTCGGCAACCTGGTCGGCCTGATCGACTCGGACTACCAGGGCGAGCTGATGGTGTCGTGCTGGAACCGGGGCAACACCCCATTCACCATCGCGGTGGGCGAACGTATCGCCCAACTGGTACTGGTACCGGTGGTACAGGCGCATTTCGACATCGTCGAAGCGTTCGATGAAAGCCAGCGCGGTGCTGGCGGTTTCGGCCACTCTGGCAGCCACTGA